The DNA sequence GAGTCTGAGAACAGCTGCAATATGATCATTCCTACTCCTACCCAGCGAGAACCAGCCTGCTGATGGGCCAAGGCTTTTATAGAGATATATCTCGATCGCCTCGAATATATCCTCAGCCTCTCTATATTCAAGGAGTTTTTCAGGATTCTTTCTAAGATCTTCTAAACTCCTAAGTATTTTCTCCCCCTCTTCCCTAGGTATTAGCTCCCTATCCAACAGGTTTTTTACCCTAGCTATCTCTACCTCTAATACCTCACCAACTATTTTCTCATCATCCTTCATAGAAGATATATACCAGGTGAGACTCTCTCTACCCAGGAGAGGTTCTCTGTAGAGCACCCCTTCTCACCCTGAGCGCTGTGAGAGTATGCATCCCCCAGATCTCTATGAATCCAATAGCCTTTTCCTCAGTAGGGTACCAGCCCTTTTCATAACTCGCTATCTCCTGGCTATAGGCTAAATATGGACTCCTCCTCGAGATAATCGATATAGATCCTTTATATAGTTTCACCTTAACACTACCTGTAACCCATCTATTAGTCTCATTAGCAAAGGCCTCAATAGCTATTCTAACGGGCTCAAACCAGAGACCATTATATACTAGATCGCTCCATATGGGCTCTAACATCTTCTTAACCCTCAGCTCCCTCGGTGTAAGAACGGATTTCTCGAGATCCTCATGGGCCTTTATAAGTATCATAGCTGCTGGAGCCTCATATACCTCCCTCGACTTAAATCCAACAAGTCTATTCTCAAGATGATCTATTCTACCAACGCCATGCATACCCCCTATAGTATTTAGTGTTGAGATAAGCTTTACAGGATCTAA is a window from the Sulfolobales archaeon genome containing:
- a CDS encoding argininosuccinate synthase; the encoded protein is IAHGSTSKGNDQVRFDLTIRALNPSIKIITPARSWGMTRSEELEYLRKRGIDIPAANKRYSIDDNLWGRSIEGGELDDPSQPPLEEAFKWTRSPENAPDKPQILEIEFKEGVPIGIDGEALDPVKLISTLNTIGGMHGVGRIDHLENRLVGFKSREVYEAPAAMILIKAHEDLEKSVLTPRELRVKKMLEPIWSDLVYNGLWFEPVRIAIEAFANETNRWVTGSVKVKLYKGSISIISRRSPYLAYSQEIASYEKGWYPTEEKAIGFIEIWGMHTLTALRVRRGALQRTSPG